One Vigna unguiculata cultivar IT97K-499-35 chromosome 7, ASM411807v1, whole genome shotgun sequence genomic region harbors:
- the LOC114192687 gene encoding protein GLUTELIN PRECURSOR ACCUMULATION 3 isoform X1 → MYYWVSANSSDFAGTPPQRRSGHSAVNIGKSKVVVFGGLVDKKFLSDIAVYDIEAKQWFQPECTGSGSDEHVGPSPRAFHVAVSIDCHMFIFGGRFGSQRLGDFWVLDTDIWQWSELSGFGDLPSPRDFAAASAVGNRKIVMYGGWDGKKWLSDVYVLDTISLEWMELSVSGTLPQPRCGHTATMVEKRLLVYGGRGGGGPIMGDLWALKGLIEEENEAPGWTQLKLPGQAPSPRCGHTVTSGGHYRVLQLLMFGGHGTGGWLSRYDIYYNDCIILDRVSAQWKRLSIGSEPPPARAYHSMSVVGPRYLLIGGFDGKTTYGDPWWLVPQEDPIANRLTAAPPRNIAESKEFAFNDDFQPQLKESQTEKFPFSELQRRLQISVSSSSLEIVNEFEDKELLEVASRLAGENVSTNSLAILTIRKHWRNSEPNMVKLKELGPLLRDYQRLIYRHYLERNASVQKPGFGEHVLHQFYHVKNATQLRMDDIPKLLAEYKQLPV, encoded by the exons ATGTATTATTGGGTTAGTGCTAATTCTTCGGATTTCGCCGGAACCCCTCCCCAACGTCGCAG TGGCCACTCCGCTGTTAATATCGGGAAATCTAAGGTTGTCGTGTTTGGAGGCCTTGTCGACAAGAAGTTTCTCAGTGATATCGCTGTCTATGATATTG AGGCCAAGCAATGGTTTCAGCCTGAGTGCACTGGAAGTGGGTCAGATGAGCATGTAGGTCCCAGCCCTCGGGCTTTCCATGTCGCTGTTTCCATTGATTGTCACATGTTCATCTTTGGTGGTCGTTTTGGAAGTCAGAG GTTGGGGGACTTTTGGGTTTTGGATACTG ACATATGGCAATGGTCTGAACTAAGTGGATTTGGAGACTTGCCATCACCTCGGGATTTCGCTGCAGCTTCGGCTGTTGGAAACCGAAAAATTGTTAT GTATGGTGGATGGGACGGAAAGAAGTGGTTATCTGATGTTTATGTCTTGGACACTA TTTCGCTTGAGTGGATGGAGCTCTCAGTTTCTGGAACATTGCCACAGCCCAGATGTGGGCATACTGCCACTATGGTTGAAAAACGATTGCTTGTATATGGTGGAAGAG GAGGAGGCGGACCTATTATGGGTGATTTATGGGCTTTGAAGGGCCTAATTGAAGAAG AGAATGAAGCACCTGGATGGACTCAATTAAAGCTTCCAGGTCAAGCACCTTCTCCCCGATGTGGCCATACAGTTACGTCTGGAGGACATTAT AGGGTTTTACAGTTGTTGATGTTTGGAGGACATGGGACTGGTGGATGGTTGAGTCGTTATGATATCTATTACAACGACTGCATTATATTAGACAGAG TTTCAGCACAGTGGAAACGCCTCTCCATAGGCAGTGAACCCCCTCCTGCTAGAGCGTACCACTCTATGTCAGTTGTTGGACCACGGTATCTGCTAATTGGTGGTTTTGATGGGAAAACGACTTATGGTGATCCATGGTGGTTAGTCCCTCAAG AGGACCCAATTGCAAATAGATTAACTGCAGCTCCACCCAGAAATATTGCTGAAAGTAAGGAATTTGCTTTTAACGATGATTTTCAACCTCAACTAAAG GAAAGCCAAACAGAGAAATTTCCTTTCTCTGAACTACAAAGACGGTTGCAAATATCAGTTTCCAGTTCCAGCCTTGAGATTGTAAATGAGTTCGAAGATAAAGAGCTGCTTGAAGTAGCATCAAGATTAGCAGGTGAAAACGTTTCTACTAATTCACTG GCGATCTTAACAATTCGTAAACACTGGAGAAACTCTGAACCAAATATGGTTAAACTCAAAGAGCTTGGACCATTGCTTCGGGATTACCAACGTCTCATATATAGGCACTATCT AGAAAGGAATGCATCTGTTCAGAAGCCTGGATTTGGTGAACACGTGCTGCATCAATTTTACCACGTCAAAAATGCTACTCAG TTGCGCATGGACGATATTCCAAAACTTTTGGCAGAGTATAAACAGCTACCTGTATGA
- the LOC114192539 gene encoding RAB6-interacting golgin-like: MGLVCSSREEMQKMKNLGSIGSSGRLSAEEYEDEDISKLAISTFQSKEEEIERKKMEVREKVELQLGRAEEETRRLAHIWEELEVLDDPMRKEVAMLRKKIDLANRDLKPLGLNYQKKEKECKEALEAFNEKNKEKAHLVATLVEMLTESERMRMKKLDELCKTIESLSLKP, translated from the exons ATGGGCTTAGTTTGCAGCAGCAGAGAGGAAATGCAGAAAATGAAGAACCTTGGCAGCATTGGAAGCAGTGGGAGGCTATCAGCAGAAGAGTATGAGGATGAGGATATTTCAAAGCTGGCCATCTCCACGTTTCAATCtaaggaagaagaaattgaGAGGAAAAAAATGGAGGTGAGAGAGAAAGTTGAACTCCAACTTGGTCGTGCTGAAGAAGAGACTAGGCGCTTGGCACACATTTGGGAA GAGCTTGAAGTGCTTGATGATCCCATGAGGAAGGAAGTTGCAATGTTACGCAAGAAGATTGACTTGGCTAACAGAGATTTAAAGCCACTGGGACTTAACTACCAGAAAAAG GAGAAAGAGTGTAAAGAAGCCTTGGAAGCTTTCAAcgaaaaaaacaaagagaaggCTCATCTAGTTGCTACACTAGTTGAG ATGCTGACTGAGAGTGAAAGAATGAGGATGAAGAAACTGGACGAGCTATGCAAGACAATAGAGTCTCTGTCTTTGAAACCATAA
- the LOC114192687 gene encoding protein GLUTELIN PRECURSOR ACCUMULATION 3 isoform X2, translating into MYYWVSANSSDFAGTPPQRRSGHSAVNIGKSKVVVFGGLVDKKFLSDIAVYDIEAKQWFQPECTGSGSDEHVGPSPRAFHVAVSIDCHMFIFGGRFGSQRLGDFWVLDTDIWQWSELSGFGDLPSPRDFAAASAVGNRKIVMYGGWDGKKWLSDVYVLDTISLEWMELSVSGTLPQPRCGHTATMVEKRLLVYGGRGGGGPIMGDLWALKGLIEEENEAPGWTQLKLPGQAPSPRCGHTVTSGGHYLLMFGGHGTGGWLSRYDIYYNDCIILDRVSAQWKRLSIGSEPPPARAYHSMSVVGPRYLLIGGFDGKTTYGDPWWLVPQEDPIANRLTAAPPRNIAESKEFAFNDDFQPQLKESQTEKFPFSELQRRLQISVSSSSLEIVNEFEDKELLEVASRLAGENVSTNSLAILTIRKHWRNSEPNMVKLKELGPLLRDYQRLIYRHYLERNASVQKPGFGEHVLHQFYHVKNATQLRMDDIPKLLAEYKQLPV; encoded by the exons ATGTATTATTGGGTTAGTGCTAATTCTTCGGATTTCGCCGGAACCCCTCCCCAACGTCGCAG TGGCCACTCCGCTGTTAATATCGGGAAATCTAAGGTTGTCGTGTTTGGAGGCCTTGTCGACAAGAAGTTTCTCAGTGATATCGCTGTCTATGATATTG AGGCCAAGCAATGGTTTCAGCCTGAGTGCACTGGAAGTGGGTCAGATGAGCATGTAGGTCCCAGCCCTCGGGCTTTCCATGTCGCTGTTTCCATTGATTGTCACATGTTCATCTTTGGTGGTCGTTTTGGAAGTCAGAG GTTGGGGGACTTTTGGGTTTTGGATACTG ACATATGGCAATGGTCTGAACTAAGTGGATTTGGAGACTTGCCATCACCTCGGGATTTCGCTGCAGCTTCGGCTGTTGGAAACCGAAAAATTGTTAT GTATGGTGGATGGGACGGAAAGAAGTGGTTATCTGATGTTTATGTCTTGGACACTA TTTCGCTTGAGTGGATGGAGCTCTCAGTTTCTGGAACATTGCCACAGCCCAGATGTGGGCATACTGCCACTATGGTTGAAAAACGATTGCTTGTATATGGTGGAAGAG GAGGAGGCGGACCTATTATGGGTGATTTATGGGCTTTGAAGGGCCTAATTGAAGAAG AGAATGAAGCACCTGGATGGACTCAATTAAAGCTTCCAGGTCAAGCACCTTCTCCCCGATGTGGCCATACAGTTACGTCTGGAGGACATTAT TTGTTGATGTTTGGAGGACATGGGACTGGTGGATGGTTGAGTCGTTATGATATCTATTACAACGACTGCATTATATTAGACAGAG TTTCAGCACAGTGGAAACGCCTCTCCATAGGCAGTGAACCCCCTCCTGCTAGAGCGTACCACTCTATGTCAGTTGTTGGACCACGGTATCTGCTAATTGGTGGTTTTGATGGGAAAACGACTTATGGTGATCCATGGTGGTTAGTCCCTCAAG AGGACCCAATTGCAAATAGATTAACTGCAGCTCCACCCAGAAATATTGCTGAAAGTAAGGAATTTGCTTTTAACGATGATTTTCAACCTCAACTAAAG GAAAGCCAAACAGAGAAATTTCCTTTCTCTGAACTACAAAGACGGTTGCAAATATCAGTTTCCAGTTCCAGCCTTGAGATTGTAAATGAGTTCGAAGATAAAGAGCTGCTTGAAGTAGCATCAAGATTAGCAGGTGAAAACGTTTCTACTAATTCACTG GCGATCTTAACAATTCGTAAACACTGGAGAAACTCTGAACCAAATATGGTTAAACTCAAAGAGCTTGGACCATTGCTTCGGGATTACCAACGTCTCATATATAGGCACTATCT AGAAAGGAATGCATCTGTTCAGAAGCCTGGATTTGGTGAACACGTGCTGCATCAATTTTACCACGTCAAAAATGCTACTCAG TTGCGCATGGACGATATTCCAAAACTTTTGGCAGAGTATAAACAGCTACCTGTATGA